In a genomic window of Sutcliffiella sp. FSL R7-0096:
- a CDS encoding NUDIX hydrolase: MDYITHLRTMVGNEKVIMVVAGAFVFDTEGSLLLQQRTDNAQWGLPGGFMELGEDISDAARREVYEETGLHLKHLELFGIYSGPEYDKTFPNGDQVSLVQVLFTCKQYNGKLVNSNDESLRNEFFPIHRLPENIFTEHRVFIDDLLSKESLPIVK, encoded by the coding sequence ATGGATTACATAACACATCTAAGAACAATGGTAGGCAATGAAAAAGTAATTATGGTGGTTGCCGGTGCCTTTGTTTTTGACACAGAAGGAAGCTTGCTCTTACAGCAACGTACAGATAATGCACAGTGGGGACTGCCAGGAGGTTTCATGGAACTTGGGGAGGACATAAGTGATGCCGCGAGAAGGGAAGTCTACGAAGAAACTGGACTTCATTTAAAACACCTTGAGCTCTTTGGAATCTATTCAGGTCCAGAGTATGATAAGACATTCCCAAACGGAGATCAGGTCTCATTAGTGCAAGTACTTTTTACTTGTAAACAATATAATGGAAAACTCGTAAACAGTAATGATGAGTCGCTACGCAATGAGTTTTTTCCTATTCATCGCTTACCAGAAAATATTTTTACCGAGCACAGGGTATTCATTGATGATCTTCTATCGAAAGAGAGTCTGCCTATTGTTAAATAA